The sequence ACGGACGATGAACCCGTCGGTACGACCATGCACGTAGTAATTGACCCAGCCGAACCCCTGCGCGACCAGCGATGGGAAAGTCGGTCCGTCTGGGTTGGACGGTGACGGATCGCTGCCGGAGGGGTTTTCGACCATCGTGGTCACGTCGTTCGACCATGCCGGAGGCATGACGGCGGCCACCAGGGTGTGCTGCCCGACGCCGCCCGACCAATCGCGCATCTGATCCGCGCAGACACTCAATGAACGGGTCAGGTAGTCGCCCTGATCCGGGCCGCGCTCATAGGCGATGATCTTGTCGGCCATCGCGGCGGCCTGCGCGGCATCGGCGAAGGGGAGACGTCCGACATAGACTTCAGGATACAACTCGGCGTGGTCGTCGAAGTACTCCCCGTAGATGCCATCGCCATCGGCGTCCCAATCGCCGTCCAGCTCCCCGAAGTACAGATCGCATAGCTGATTCTGGTGAAGGTCGCCCGTGTACTGTTCCAGCTCCGCGTAGGCGTAGCGGATCGGCACAATGGTCTCGTCGCCGGCCAACAGCACCCACGTCAGTCCGCTCGTGTGAGCGGCGCGGACATACTCCCGGATGGCTGCGGCCGCATCGACGGCCGGATACGACGATACAATCGCCTCCACCGTGGCAATACCGGCATTGATGCTCCGCCGCGCCTTCCACTCCACGAGAGGGCGCAAGCTCTGGACAAACGCCGCGGATGTCACCACGACATACTCCACCCCCAATGGTGGATCGCTGGGATAGACCCAGCCAGGGGCCTGTGGCGTGCCGGGAGATGTGAACGGCCCACCGCCGTTGTCGCTATTGCCCGCCGCAATCACGTGCGCGACCAACGCATCCGTGGCCGCGATCGTGTCACGTCGGGTCGACTGACCCGGCAACGACCGGATAGGGGAGATCAGGGCACGTCGAATGACGACTAACTGCCGACGGGTCGGGTTGTAGCGATACGGACTCCATGACAACGCCGTCACCGTCGTCCCGTCAAAGCGACCCCGCGTCTCCCAGCGCACATTGCACGGGGGGAACCACTCGTCGATGCCATAGACCTGACTGTCGGGGAGAACCCACTCCGGCTGAACGCCGTTCTCATCTGTCCTGACATCCGGCTGCTGTGGCGCGAGAGGGGCAGGCACTGAAAACGTGTCCGCCGCAACGACTGTGACTGTCCATGCGGTTTCCGGCTGCCATGTCACCGGAAGAGCAAGCGCAAGCCACGGTACAGCCGGTGCGCCCACCGGACCGGTCAGGTCGCCTTCGTCCGTCAACCAAGAGAAGCCATCAGACTCACGCCATTGCGCCGGACGGTCATAACGCACCTCAAAGATCTCATCGCTGCCAAAAGCGCTGGATGCCACCATCGAAGAGTGCGCGAGAAGAACAAGAAAGAGTAGAGCGAGAATCTCGCGGACCATCTCCCCCTCCGCCAAGCGAACCGATTCCGGCCCAAGCCACGGTTCGACGAGAGGTTGCGCAAAGACAGTGCCGCATCAGGCGCGGAAACGCTCGGATTCCGTCGCGTTCGCAAGTTATTACGAATCATGATGATATGGCGTCTTCGTGATTCACTGCGTCAAGCGAGAACATGAATGGAGGCCCGACCAGCTACCAACGTATTGGCTGCGCCCCACATACTCATGGGAATGCCGCGACGATTCATCATCATGCCGTCGTGAACGAGTATCTCCCCAGAGCGTGCGGCAGCGTAGACTCCGGCATATTTTCCCTGTGAAATACGAGAAATCGCTTGCATCGAAATAGATGTCCCATTTAATGGGCCATTGTGGGGCCAAGTGGAGGGATCGCATTCCCATCGCTTCACCTCACGACTGTTCGGCAACGATCTGAAACAACAGAGGAGTTTGTTCCCCCAAACGAGCTTCAAGAGGGGAATGCCGGAGATTCAAGCGTTAGTTGCTAAAAGTAGCATAACTCGATGACTAATAGGGTATTGCCTGAACACAAGAAAGAGACATGTCGCCGTTCATCGGACCATACAGCGCCAAGATTGACCTGAAGAACAGACTGACCCTTCCGGCGAAGCTGCGGCAAGCGTCGGAAGACTATCTGCAAGTGTGCTATCTGTGTCTTGGCCTGAATGGCTGCCTGTTTCTGCTCTCGCAATCCGAGTGGCAACGGGTGATGGAGAAGTTCGACAACTACGGGCTAAGCGATGAGAATGCGAACTTCTTCATGAGAAAGCTGATGGCGAATACCGCCGAACTTCAGCCCGACAAGCAGAATCGCATCATCATCCCACCCAAACTGGCTGCGCTCGCCGGGATCACCGGGGAGAAGCGCGATGTGATGGTCCTGGGCATGAATCGCCGCATCGAGGTCTGGGAGGTTGGACGGTTCAACGCCTATGTCGAAGGATTCGGCAAGAGTTACGAGGAGGTCGCCTCGAAATTGTTGCTGTAGGTCAAGGGCATGACGACGGGGCGGTCACCGGGC comes from Candidatus Zixiibacteriota bacterium and encodes:
- a CDS encoding C25 family cysteine peptidase; its protein translation is MVREILALLFLVLLAHSSMVASSAFGSDEIFEVRYDRPAQWRESDGFSWLTDEGDLTGPVGAPAVPWLALALPVTWQPETAWTVTVVAADTFSVPAPLAPQQPDVRTDENGVQPEWVLPDSQVYGIDEWFPPCNVRWETRGRFDGTTVTALSWSPYRYNPTRRQLVVIRRALISPIRSLPGQSTRRDTIAATDALVAHVIAAGNSDNGGGPFTSPGTPQAPGWVYPSDPPLGVEYVVVTSAAFVQSLRPLVEWKARRSINAGIATVEAIVSSYPAVDAAAAIREYVRAAHTSGLTWVLLAGDETIVPIRYAYAELEQYTGDLHQNQLCDLYFGELDGDWDADGDGIYGEYFDDHAELYPEVYVGRLPFADAAQAAAMADKIIAYERGPDQGDYLTRSLSVCADQMRDWSGGVGQHTLVAAVMPPAWSNDVTTMVENPSGSDPSPSNPDGPTFPSLVAQGFGWVNYYVHGRTDGFIVRSSGILGWPMTSVNTFGTDGDGNGHLNLSGISPYPGIHISAACDQGAIDLDTPEYGAQGPAVSQRLMSLSEGGAVAFIGQSRWGWVATSYKLIKRFYECVNTDSIPNHIGIYQTLAKVVFPSYRDLIYGNNLYGDPEMPVWKAAPQPLEVSAPWTFTPGPATWSIEAYNGPGPVAGALVTLAVGDSVWTVGQTDVHGRLLLELALPFATELILTVAKSGHRIWVDTLPISIIADAGGDSSRTQPAFTFAPNFPNPFNPSTELRFSLGADGPTLLSVFDVLGRRLCQLVDGTLMAGQHTIEFGGTDDHGRALASGVYFARLESGGRTLVRKMVLLR